In a single window of the Salmo trutta chromosome 23, fSalTru1.1, whole genome shotgun sequence genome:
- the ora5 gene encoding alpha-1A adrenergic receptor, with translation MDATEWIEAFIRGLMCLLGILGNNWLCLRSLPGPKSSLRTNEVLFINLAVSNLITNYLVDLPDTMADFVGHWFLGEAYCCVVQFCSDLSETSSVFSTLFISVFWYQKLVGSLKRGGAPVQLDSLRLVACLLVGSWTVAVVFSVPQLFFVRMESGNESYDDCIEIFPSQTARQTYEPLYLTFANALPIAGIAFASIQIVITLLRNQTRIQGLTSDHHKGTANSLPNNGPSVVHSSISSPLYQVDIGDNIVRAPADLKRSSQPPAKPSPGSGTQVRAAKSVVAVATVFVVCWVTHLLLMMASNIHTSSLVLELASYIGSSYTCIIPYIFLYGVKKLSCSCRG, from the coding sequence ATGGATGCAACGGAGTGGATCGAAGCCTTCATCCGAGGGCTGATGTGTCTGCTAGGGATCCTGGGGAACAACTGGCTTTGTCTCCGCTCTCTCCCTGGACCCAAGTCCAGTCTCCGCACCAATGAGGTcctcttcatcaacctggccgtCTCCAACCTCATCACCAACTACCTGGTGGACCTGCCCGATACCATGGCTGACTTTGTTGGCCACTGGTTCCTGGGGGAAGCCTACTGCTGTGTGGTCCAGTTCTGCTCTGACCTGTCAGAGACCAGCAGTGTCTTCTCCACCTTGTTTATTAGTGTGTTCTGGTACCAGAAGCTGGTGGGGTCTTTGAAACGCGGAGGAGCTCCGGTCCAGCTGGATAGCCTCCGTCTCGTAGCCTGTCTCCTGGTTGGCAGCTGGACAGTGGCTGTGGTATTCAGTGTTCCACAATTATTCTTTGTCCGGATGGAGAGTGGAAATGAGAGCTACGATGACTGTATAGAAATCTTTCCCTCCCAAACTGCAAGGCAGACCTATGAGCCGTTGTATCTGACCTTCGCTAACGCCCTCCCCATCGCTGGAATAGCGTTTGCTAGCATCCAGATTGTGATCACTCTGCTAAGGAACCAGACACGTATCCAGGGCCTGACTTCGGACCATCACAAGGGGACAGCTAATTCTTTACCTAACAATGGACCCTCAGTTGTACACAGCTCGATCAGTTCCCCCCTCTACCAGGTCGATATCGGGGACAACATAGTCAGAGCTCCAGCCGATCTGAAGAGGTCCTCTCAGCCTCCAGCTAAGCCCAGCCCAGGCTCAGGTACTCAGGTGAGGGCAGCCAAGAGCGTGGTGGCTGTGGCCACTGTGTTTGTGGTGTGCTGGGTGACCCACCTGCTGCTGATGATGGCCAGCAACATCCACACGTCCTCCTTGGTGTTGGAGCTGGCCAGCTACATCGGATCCTCTTACACCTGCATCATCCCCTACATCTTCCTCTATGGAGTAAAAAAACTGTCTTGCTCCTGCAGAGGGTAG